The following proteins are encoded in a genomic region of Cercospora beticola chromosome 8, complete sequence:
- a CDS encoding uncharacterized protein (antiSMASH:Cluster_3) — MAATTATQTDSLVELPKPRTKHATTLHDLSDELLGLIIERVPRPSDLKNACLVSKKFHSIAVRSLYRNVALDLGSDHDTRLSSFLNPRNIGLQHIRQLRLYLAESADRCNQERQAQFATRMILEFLPEDVLEEFSWCPWKAFAADTLLLLYKRQRKMKWLEVMDLDRDVLPELKKMAKTTGAMFQHTRKLALYPENRDTLALSGFFLEKCREQLEELIVHCNFSDLGRPSVPDSRELNDSATEPGLLSRTVFSSLMPFDTCEPLKNLTSLRLHRISLRYCADTWCKFINFQQLENLRLYHCAGADTLLGQLSKSRNLPKTLKVLELQHRDNTDNEALLALDGFLCLVSGLRDMVIDLDNVKSLPAAAGIVRHSKTLELLSVHCATENHPGNSMTSDCDNEELVWSTEDFDKICRACKDLEQLSCAWPSTSLIRSPAPDWKRFESSAAVLRKMVTLHITTWPNNKPSTQLLPRMVYESLLQSLAQRMFELAADGRDKGMPPVVESIDSDDEDDLPIVPSGNTPSSHSDTNATPSSRLRLIAFGVSDRIYEREDSKNQTIFLKSFAADAEGKLRPHAVPVGWCLRQYIEPRSEVLDFVLHRSSDRDAHPPVSDYLSGTGRLRHTTGGWGDERDDED, encoded by the exons ATGGCAGCCACCACGGCCACTCAGACCGACTCGCTCGTGGAGCTGCCCAAACCACGAACCAAGCACGCGACCACGCTCCACGACTTGTCCGATGAGCTTCTGGGTCTCATCATCGAGCGA GTGCCTCGCCCATCAGACCTGAAGAATGCCTGCCTCGTCTCCAAGAAATTCCACTCCATCGCCGTCCGCTCCCTCTACCGCAATGTCGCCCTCGATCTCGGCAGCGACCACGACACCCGCCTCTCATCCTTCCTCAACCCACGCAACATCGGCCTCCAGCACATCCGCCAGCTCCGCCTCTACCTCGCCGAATCCGCCGACCGCTGCAATCAAGAACGACAAGCACAATTTGCAACGCGGATGATACTAGAGTTCCTTCCCGAGGACGTGCTGGAGGAGTTCAG CTGGTGTCCCTGGAAGGCCTTCGCCGCGGATACGTTACTTTTGCTTTACAAGCGTCAGCGCAAGATGAAGTGGCTTGAGGTTATGGACCTTGATCGAGATGTCTTGCCggagttgaagaagatggctAAGACGACGGGTGCGATGTTTCAACATACGAGGAAATTGGCACTTTATCCGGAGAATCGAGATACCCTAGCTTTGAGTGGGTTCTTTTTGGAGAAGTGTAGGGAGCAATTGGAGGAACTGATTGTGCATTGCAATTTCAGTGATCTGGGCCGGCCGAGTGTGCCTGATTCGAGGGAGCTGAACGATTCCGCGACGGAGCCTGGTCTACTGAGCAGGACGGTCTTCTCCAGTCTCATGCCTTTCGACACATGCGAGCCGTTGAAGAACTTGACGAGTCTCCGACTGCATCGCATTAGTTTGAGGTACTGCGCGGATACTTGGTGCAAGTTCATCAACTTTCAACAGCTGGAGAATCTAAGACTATACCATTGTGCTGGGGCCGACACATTGTTAGGGCAGTTGAGCAAGTCGAGGAATCTGCCAAAGACGCTGAAGGTACTGGAATTACAACATCGCGACAACACCGACAATGAGGCTCTACTCGCCCTTGACGGCTTCCTCTGTCTCGTGTCTGGCCTTCGAGATATGGTCATTGATCTGGATAACGTCAAGTCATTACCTGCGGCAGCTGGAATCGTGCGGCATAGCAAGACGCTTGAACTGCTCAGCGTACATTGCGCCACGGAGAACCACCCAGGCAACTCCATGACGTCGGACTGCGATAATGAAGAGCTGGTGTGGTCAACAGAAGACTTTGACAAGATTTGCCGAGCGTGCAAGGATCTCGAACAGCTTTCCTGCGCTTGGCCTTCGACAAGTCTGATTCGCAGCCCTGCACCGGACTGGAAGCGATTCGAATCGAGTGCGGCAGTGTTGAGGAAGATGGTTACATTGCACATTACGACGTGGCCGAATAACAAGCCTTCGACACAACTCTTGCCGAGGATGGTGTACGAAAGTCTGCTTCAGAGTCTGGCACAGCGGATGTTCGAGCTGGCGGCAGATGGGAGAGACAAGGGCATGCCGCCCGTCGTCGAAAGCATCGATtcagatgacgaagacgacctcCCAATTGTGCCCTCTGGTAACACACCTTCGTCTCACTCCGACACCAACGCCACTCCCTCCTCACGCCTCCGCCTCATCGCCTTCGGCGTCTCAGATCGAATCTACGAACGAGAAGATTCAAAGAACCAGACCATTTTCCTCAAGTCTTTCGCTGCAGATGCGGAAGGCAAGCTTCGACCTCATGCGGTTCCTGTCGGGTGGTGTTTGAGACAGTATATTGAGCCGAGGAGTGAGGTGTTGGATTTTGTGCTGCATCGGAGTTCGGATCGCGATGCGCATCCGCCTGTGAGTGATTATCTGAGTGGAACGGGGAGGTTGAGACACACGACGGGGGGTTGGGGGGATGAGAGAGATGATGAGGATTAG
- a CDS encoding uncharacterized protein (antiSMASH:Cluster_3), which yields MRLYTPDSLLYPITVTKLLRKQGDSIEVNSPLFLYNYKSVVTEFDEDAREDVERERTWPATFESELEGTLESLNVKVGQVIERKTPIADVEEACKHEIQFAGLCAACGQDMKEKSSYNETTARAARATVNTVHGRQDLLISEEEASKSDEEAKRRLLESRRLSLVVDLDQTIIHASVEPTIGEWQNDPSNPNYEALRDVQAFQLHDDKPNTWYYIKPRPGLKDFLDRLSEIYEMHIYTMGTRSYAENVAKIIDPDRKIFGDRIVTRNESGSQTAKYLKRLFPIDTRMVVIIDDRADVWHWISNLVKVNVFEFFVGIGDINSSFLPKRPELEAAKAHAPKMERIPSNKTPTENGDNAQPDASTEPVTTTPTPASPVQTNGETSVSEQLLTMAGPQDAKTIQEKTEEQEQIIQEQLDDRPMLKKQKELEDLAKEEEAKASPAVEATAELLAENGDDTETKELSHVDSIQHKYRQNLLADDDNELVYLEQSLRNVHTTYYDEYDKQSRGAKGDRVAELRPGHSKKRSFDDLNNIPDAAVLMDGIKAKVLAGCHIVFSGVVPLGVDPLTHDAALWAKTFGATVSVNITKKTTHVIASPDRRTAKVRQAAKKPRIAIVSQHWLHACFAQWKNVDVNPYRIHSDAPANGAGALPESFDETAYNVSSSDDDSILTEDETDATETPNGGDRLTLEIDTDEEELMKYAPSLDRKDSSPIEGEQPDDFQAIDEELEAFMEESGDEDDSDTESVKSTQSETEPSSAKKRTRDDRDSDGESEKGSRLQKRKKQAMERTSSLTNLVVQGNGAAPAVEGQDEIEGTESDADLEAQLAAEMERQSDGEE from the coding sequence ATGCGCCTGTATACCCCCGACTCGCTGCTGTATCCGATCACGGTTACCAAGCTTCTGCGCAAGCAAGGCGACAGTATCGAGGTCAATTCGCCTCTCTTCCTCTACAACTACAAGAGCGTTGTCACAGAGTTTGACGAGGATGCGAGAGAGGATGTTGAGAGGGAACGGACATGGCCCGCGACATTTGAGAGCGAGCTCGAGGGGACACTGGAGTCGCTGAATGTGAAGGTGGGCCAGGTCATTGAACGGAAGACACCGATTGCGGACGTGGAGGAAGCTTGCAAACATGAGATTCAGTTCGCAGGGCTGTGCGCGGCTTGCGGCCAGGacatgaaggagaagagttcGTACAACGAGACGACGGCGCGTGCGGCACGTGCCACGGTCAATACAGTACACGGGCGACAGGATCTCCTCATCTCGGAGGAGGAAGCGTCCAAGAGCGATGAAGAGGCCAAGCGTAGACTGCTGGAGTCTCGGAGATTGAGCTTGGTGGTGGATCTGGACCAGACCATCATTCACGCGTCCGTCGAACCGACCATCGGAGAATGGCAGAACGATCCGTCAAATCCGAACTACGAGGCTCTCCGCGATGTTCAGGCTTTTCAGCTCCACGACGACAAGCCCAATACGTGGTACTACATCAAACCACGACCCGGACTCAAGGACTTCTTGGATCGGCTGTCGGAAATCTACGAGATGCACATCTACACCATGGGCACGCGATCGTACGCAGAGAATGTGGCCAAGATTATCGATCCTGACCGGAAGATATTTGGCGATCGCATCGTGACACGGAATGAGAGTGGGAGTCAAACAGCCAAGTATCTGAAGAGACTGTTTCCCATCGACACAAGGATGGTGGTGATCATCGACGATCGTGCAGACGTGTGGCACTGGATCTCAAATCTGGTCAAGGTCAACGTGTTCGAGTTCTTCGTCGGTATTGGCGACATCAACAGCAGTTTCCTACCGAAGCGACCCGAGCTCGAGGCCGCAAAGGCACATGCGCCCAAGATGGAGCGCATCCCGTCGAATAAGACCCCAACGGAGAATGGTGATAACGCTCAGCCAGACGCAAGCACCGAGCCCGTGACCACCACTCCCACGCCCGCCTCGCCTGTGCAAACCAACGGCGAGACATCAGTGAGCGAACAACTCCTCACCATGGCAGGTCCGCAAGATGCGAAGACCATTCAAGAGAAGACAGAAGAGCAGGAACAAATCATTCAGGAGCAGCTCGATGATCGACCtatgctgaagaagcagaaagagctcgaagacctcgcgaaggaggaagaagcaaaGGCGTCTCCTGCTGTTGAAGCGACAGCTGAGCTGCTTGCAGAGAATGGCGATGATACGGAAACAAAAGAGCTTTCGCACGTGGACTCTATCCAGCACAAGTATCGGCAGAACCTTCTCGCCGATGACGACAATGAGCTGGTGTACCTCGAGCAGAGCTTGCGCAACGTCCATACCACATACTATGACGAGTACGACAAGCAATCTCGGGGTGCTAAGGGCGACCGGGTTGCTGAACTCCGGCCAGGACACAGCAAGAAGCGGTCGTTTGACGATCTTAACAATATTCCTGATGCAGCAGTGCTTATGGACGGCATCAAAGCAAAGGTCCTCGCAGGCTGCCATATTGTCTTCTCCGGTGTTGTTCCGCTCGGAGTCGACCCATTGACACACGATGCAGCGCTTTGGGCGAAGACGTTTGGAGCGACGGTGAGCGTCAACATCACCAAGAAGACAACTCATGTCATCGCCTCACCAGATCGAAGAACGGCGAAAGTACGACAAGCAGCAAAGAAGCCCCGCATCGCCATAGTGAGCCAGCATTGGCTGCATGCGTGCTTTGCACAGTGGAAGAATGTCGATGTCAATCCCTATCGCATCCACTCGGATGCTCCTGCGAATGGAGCTGGCGCGCTACCTGAAAGCTTTGACGAAACTGCATACAACGTATCATCTTCAGACGACGATTCAATTCTGACCGAGGATGAAACTGACGCGACCGAGACTCCGAATGGAGGTGACCGTCTCACACTGGAGATCGATaccgacgaggaggagctcATGAAATACGCCCCCTCATTGGATCGCAAAGACAGCAGTCCCATCGAGGGCGAGCAGCCTGACGACTTTCAAGCAATTGACGAAGAGCTCGAAGCCTTCATGGAAGAGAGtggagacgaggacgataGTGATACGGAAAGTGTGAAGAGCACGCAATCTGAGACTGAGCCCAGCAGTGCGAAGAAACGCACACGCGACGACAGGGATAGTGATGGAGAAAGTGAGAAGGGCAGTCGACtgcagaagagaaagaagcaggCTATGGAGAGGACTTCTAGTTTGACCAATCTTGTCGTGCAGGGCAATGGTGCTGCGCCTGCCGTGGAGGGACAGGATGAAATTGAGGGCACTGAAAGTGATGCGGATTTGGAGGCTCAGTTGGCTGCTGAGATGGAGAGACAGAGTGATGGTGAAGAGTAG
- a CDS encoding uncharacterized protein (antiSMASH:Cluster_3), with translation MSFTRSLPLLALAATVANACPKLQKRQGVNATLPEDPRFWAYEASYDWGRLDPEWVLCQAGTQQSPIPLRLDQGLSRAHIPTFSYPSNVTGNFSNWGYGPSYTLSLGPNDSYTTLPSLTFPEEANDHSTNETVYLASWHIHAPADHTVQGDRSKAELHLVHADAEGHERAVFAIRIDPGNAESRFFAQLPGMVGFNNTDVRETEVTMDLNLALDEVLRFAEFWTYKGSLTSPPCTEGLRWFVARNVLFVSDEQMQDILRVSTFSARTEQEVWRHDINI, from the exons ATGTCGTTCACAAGATCACTTCCCCTGCTGGCCCTCGCTGCCACCGTGGCCAACGCCTGTCCCAAATTGCAAAAACGACAAGGCGTAAATGCCACTCTCCCCGAAGACCCTCGCTTCTGGGCCTACGAAGCAAGTTACGATTGGGGAAGACTAGACCCAG AGTGGGTCCTCTGCCAAGCCGGCACCCAACAATCCCCCATCCCCCTCCGCCTCGACCAAGGCCTCTCCCGCGCCCACATCCCAACCTTCTCCTACCCCTCCAATGTCACCGGAAACTTCTCCAACTGGGGCTACGGCCCCTCTTATACCCTCTCCCTCGGCCCCAACGACTCTTACACCACCCTCCCCTCACTGACCTTCCCGGAGGAGGCGAACGATCACTCCACGAACGAAACTGTTTATCTCGCGAGTTGGCACATTCACGCTCCGGCGGATCATACTGTACAAGGGGATCGCTCGAAAGCGGAGTTACATTTGGTCCATGCGGATGCTGAAGGACATGAACGTGCGGTTTTTGCGATTAGGATTGATCCGGGGAATGCTGAAAGCAGATTTTTTGCGCAGTTGCCGGGGATGGTGGGGTTTAATAATACGGATGTGAGGGAGACGGAGGTTACGATGGATTTGAATTTGGCGTTGGATGAGGTTTTGCGGTTTGCGGAGTTTTGGACTT ATAAGGGTTCTCTGACGAGCCCGCCTTGCACGGAGGGATTGAGGTGGTTTGTTGCGAGGAATGTGTTGTTTGTGTCTGATGAGCAGATGCAGGATATTTTGAGGGTTAGTACTTTCTCTGCGCGGACGGAGCAGGAGGTTTGGAGGCATGATATCAATATTTGA